In Rhinatrema bivittatum chromosome 17, aRhiBiv1.1, whole genome shotgun sequence, one genomic interval encodes:
- the LOC115079413 gene encoding uncharacterized protein LOC115079413, giving the protein MAVPTPEQEDQVVLSVACPASERPPCFTRFQQKLLLACCMVCSPISTFLHAVFLFYRPYCKYVIACWVLLIIASPISLFYLLSNTQLHSTFSPAASQELRYSHSHVSKRSPSEPLSLLAVPLPSGVILVPYHGWLVQDPVLLHIDVPFRFYTHQVWQGISPESLPAGLESRLVALFLQLERSSLQLSSITSESPLDGFRAEFCSIRYQNLFLGFRAVSVNLTGILETPSWKLQHCSQPHIGASEQFQRLFALRPCFHNGSCACINPLSKVPLGDSLSGSNYEFSGLIKGLIFSWMDIFPERN; this is encoded by the exons ATGGCTGTGCCTACCCCGGAGCAGGAAGATCAGGTCGTTCTCAGTGTAGCTTGTCCCGCATCTGAGCGTCCTCCATGTTTCACTCGCTTTCAGCAGAAGCTTTTGCTTGCATGCTGTATGGTTTGTTCCCCAATCAGTACCTTTTTGCATGCTGTGTTTCTTTTTTACAGACCTTATTGTAAGTATGTTATTGCTTGCTGGGTGCTTTTAATTATTGCATCTCCTATCTCACTATTTTATCTCTTATCTAATACCCAGCTGCATTCCACCTTTTCTCCCGCAGCTTCACAGGAGCTCCGTTATTCACACTCACATGTCAGTAAGCGCTCACCTTCTGAGCCTTTGTCTCTTCTGGCAGTGCCTTTGCCTTCTGGTGTTATTCTTGTTCCATACCATGGCTGGCTGGTGCAAGATCCTGTTTTATTGCATATTGATGTTCCTTTCAGGTTTTACACTCACCAGGTTTGGCAAGGCATCTCTCCGGAGTCCCTGCCTGCGGGTCTAGAGTCCAGACTTGTTGCTCTGTTTCTGCAGCTGGAGCgttcctccctgcagctttcttccATCACTTCGGAATCTCCTCTTGATGGCTTCCGTGCAGAGTTCTGTTCGATTAGATATCAGAACTTGTTCCTGGGTTTCAGAGCAGTGAGTGTCAATCTTACTGGGATCCTTGAAACTCCATCCTGGAAACTGCAGCACTGCTCTCAACCACATATTGGTGCTTCTGAACAGTTCCAGCGGCTGTTTGCCCTTCGTCCTTGTTTTCATAATGGATCTTGTGCCTGCATCAATCCCCTTTCGAAGGTGCCTCTGGGGGACTCCTTGTCTGGCTCTAATTATGAATTTTCAGGTTTGATTAAAGGTCTCATTTTCTCCTGGATGGACATCTTTCCTGAG AGAAATTAG